From Candidatus Omnitrophota bacterium, one genomic window encodes:
- a CDS encoding SGNH/GDSL hydrolase family protein has protein sequence MVNKQHPLKIVIFSFIPLILLVTCLELGARTYFALKYKTGRYLSYGFDVRHQGAGNNGPSEKIVMYDRVKHEIIKMPDGTKYCKSKPGVYNQRYGSREFKVAVNSLGFRGKEFSAEKPDGVYRIFCLGGSSTEGLEVEDGNDYPSILEKKLNAIDLPVRAEVMNAGYMGSTSKTILSLFTNEILRYRPDLITFYEAFNDYHRVDDLSPVTRHFAAVPHLFNLLYSKSLLFSIIIEKNCIFKKKVYSKELIAKIMREFSKNLRELVAKAREHGIGIILAKQGTVIKGYDMYFDPKQVEAIRVKVNAGQPVTREDIYYYLHALTRNAIDEIARDMSVKTVDIHTELLKHPSEEVYYDIVHLTEKGNEVIASGLVDAVKEEISKELRLKS, from the coding sequence ATGGTAAATAAGCAGCATCCCCTGAAGATAGTTATCTTTTCGTTTATACCGTTAATACTGCTTGTCACCTGTCTTGAGCTTGGCGCGCGCACCTATTTCGCTCTTAAGTATAAGACCGGACGGTATCTTTCCTATGGTTTTGATGTGAGGCATCAGGGTGCCGGGAATAATGGGCCTTCCGAGAAGATCGTTATGTATGACAGGGTAAAGCATGAGATCATTAAAATGCCTGACGGCACGAAATATTGCAAGTCCAAGCCGGGAGTTTATAATCAGCGTTATGGATCCAGGGAATTTAAGGTAGCGGTCAACAGTCTTGGATTTAGAGGCAAAGAATTTTCGGCAGAAAAGCCGGATGGTGTTTACAGGATATTTTGCCTTGGTGGGTCTTCTACGGAAGGGCTTGAGGTCGAAGACGGAAACGATTATCCGTCTATACTCGAGAAAAAGCTGAATGCGATCGATCTGCCGGTGAGGGCCGAGGTTATGAACGCCGGTTATATGGGCAGCACATCAAAAACCATCCTGAGCCTTTTCACGAACGAAATTCTCAGATACCGGCCGGACCTGATAACTTTCTACGAAGCGTTTAATGATTATCATAGGGTGGATGACCTTAGCCCTGTCACGAGGCACTTTGCGGCGGTTCCGCATCTTTTCAATTTATTATATTCGAAGAGCCTCTTATTTTCGATCATAATAGAGAAGAATTGTATTTTTAAGAAAAAGGTGTATAGCAAAGAGCTTATTGCCAAGATCATGCGGGAGTTTTCGAAAAATCTGCGGGAACTGGTCGCGAAGGCCAGAGAACACGGCATAGGGATCATACTGGCTAAGCAGGGAACGGTTATAAAAGGATACGATATGTACTTCGACCCTAAGCAGGTAGAGGCCATTAGGGTAAAGGTGAATGCCGGACAGCCTGTGACGAGGGAAGATATCTATTACTATCTTCACGCGTTGACGCGGAACGCGATAGACGAGATCGCGCGGGATATGTCCGTAAAGACAGTCGATATTCACACTGAACTTTTGAAACACCCTTCCGAAGAAGTCTATTATGATATAGTTCATCTGACCGAGAAAGGAAACGAGGTCATTGCCTCGGGGCTTGTCGATGCGGTAAAAGAAGAGATCTCGAAGGAATTGCGGCTAAAATCATAG